The proteins below come from a single Campylobacter concisus genomic window:
- a CDS encoding protein-L-isoaspartate(D-aspartate) O-methyltransferase, producing the protein MTQLEAIKCQNLASDIADEITLSPLLFDAIATTEREIFVPITAHAYKLDAQPILGNQWISSPLTVAKMTMALECENMDNILEIGCGSGYQAAILSKLAHRIFSVERIEKLAMEAKKRFEALKIKNVHVRYDDGNNGWRSYAPFDRILLSAAADEISPNLFKQLKNGGILVAPMKKDGKQFIAKFKKDKDENLEKEYLDECLFVPLLEGRE; encoded by the coding sequence TTGACTCAACTAGAAGCGATAAAATGCCAAAATTTAGCTAGCGATATAGCCGATGAGATCACGCTAAGCCCACTTTTGTTCGATGCGATAGCTACCACTGAGCGTGAAATTTTTGTACCAATTACTGCACATGCTTATAAACTTGACGCGCAGCCCATACTGGGCAATCAATGGATCAGCTCACCGCTAACTGTGGCAAAGATGACAATGGCACTAGAGTGCGAAAATATGGACAATATCCTAGAGATAGGCTGTGGAAGTGGCTATCAAGCAGCTATTTTAAGCAAACTTGCACATAGAATTTTTAGTGTCGAGCGTATAGAAAAGCTAGCCATGGAGGCGAAAAAACGCTTCGAGGCACTAAAAATAAAAAACGTACATGTAAGGTATGACGATGGCAACAACGGCTGGCGAAGCTACGCACCATTTGATCGTATCTTGCTCTCGGCAGCTGCTGATGAGATCTCGCCAAATTTATTTAAGCAGCTTAAAAATGGTGGAATTTTAGTAGCTCCAATGAAAAAAGATGGCAAGCAATTTATCGCTAAATTTAAAAAAGATAAAGATGAAAATTTAGAAAAAGAGTACTTAGATGAGTGCCTTTTTGTGCCACTTCTTGAAGGTAGAGAGTA